A window of the Diabrotica undecimpunctata isolate CICGRU chromosome 1, icDiaUnde3, whole genome shotgun sequence genome harbors these coding sequences:
- the LOC140442044 gene encoding uncharacterized protein translates to MNFTSMRICMAIEANSSDSKKNVYKFKWLQPTGSRFYYEIPFEKQSQIDHSELFHLKKVKNILASMKTRGSFRTCTIALEDNLKEIYFDSDGDVVYQSEYLQQTLLPVYEKIETAEQFPSFAELLQKFNDTNLPKVEKKNLKKIKDDFVLRNFDGNNVPMNSWLKTFESECLRCEVVADEDKILILRLFLDGIAKEWFESKIITLGLDNSFEVWKINFLDSFCETGWHNHRQAYSFRYIGGSIVDYAFRKENLLLNIKNDFPIDILIDLIVTNLPIYIQDNINRADVTTMEKLVGELRKLESLVIKKKNKLETKPNFYQKSTIIPEEQKTTCQYCDRKGFPGRFHPEAICRLKQKDKKVTKENKSNDIKYINNIAIQETLNETVTEQKN, encoded by the coding sequence atgaattttacatcaatgagaatttgcatggctatagaagcaaacagtagtgatagtaagaaaaatgtatataaatttaagtggctgcagccaacagggtcccgtttttattatgaaatcccctttgaaaaacaaagtcaaattgatcattctgaactatttcatctgaaaaaagtgaagaatatattagcatctatgaaaacaagaggatcctttagaacatgtactatagcattagaagacaatttgaaggagatttattttgattcagatggtgatgtggtttatcaaagtgagtacttacaacagaccttattaccagtgtatgagaagatagaaacagctgaacaatttccatcatttgctgagttgctccagaaatttaatgacacaaatttacctaaagttgaaaagaaaaatttaaaaaaaataaaagatgattttgtacttcgaaattttgatggaaataatgttccaatgaattcatggctcaagaccttcgaatcagaatgtttgcgatgtgaggtggttgctgatgaagacaagattttgattctacgtttgtttcttgatggaatagcaaaagaatggtttgaatcaaaaataataacattaggcttagataacagttttgaggtatggaaaattaattttttagatagtttttgtgaaacaggttggcataatcataggcaagcttattcttttaggtatataggtggtagtattgttgattatgcgtttcgtaaagaaaatttattgctaaatataaagaatgattttcccattgatatactaattgatttaattgtaacaaatttgccaatttatatacaagataatattaatagagccgacgttacaacaatggaaaaattggtaggtgaattacgaaaattggaaagtttagttataaaaaagaagaataaattggagacaaaaccaaatttttatcaaaaatctactataataccagaagaacagaaaactacttgtcaatattgtgatagaaaaggattccctgggaggtttcatccagaggcaatatgccgtttaaagcaaaaagataaaaaggtaacaaaagaaaacaaatcaaatgatattaaatatattaataatattgctatacaggagacattaaatgaaacagtaactgaacaaaaaaactag